Sequence from the Streptomyces peucetius genome:
CCACGACTCCAACAGCAAGAAGCCGGCGATACGGCTCCTGCTCGCCAACCCCGGCCGCAACCACGACCACTGGAAACCCGTCGCCGAACAGCTCGGCGCCATGTCCGAGTCCACGGCCGACAACCTCCGCGCCGTGATCGGCTTCGACGTCTCCACCGCCACCACCCAGGCCGCCATCGGCTATCTCACCCGGGAGCGCGGCATTCCCGTCGTCGGCGGCCCCATCACCGCCGACGACTCGGGCAACAGCCCCGAGAGGCCCGACGCCTATCCGGGCCTCGCCCGGGTCGTGCCCACCACGACCGACCAGGCCAAGGCCCTGTCCCACTTCAACAAGGGCATCGACCCCAAGCACACCCTGGTCGTCGAGGACATCCGCACCGGCGACAACTACGTCGACGCGCTCAAACGTGCCTTCGCCGAACGGACCCTCGGATCGCCCCGCGCACCCGAGCAGTACCGCGCGCCCGAGGACTTCCACGAGGAAGGCACCACGGCCAACGCCTTCGACCAGATGGTCGACACCATCTGCACCTCGGCAGCCAAGGTCATCTACTTCGCCGGACGCCCCGTCCAGCTGCGGCAGTTCGTCAACGAACTGGGCAACCGGGGCTGCACCGAGAAGAAGTACACCGTCATCACCGGGTCCGGCGCCTCCACCCTCTCCTCGGACAAGCTCCTCGACTGGGACACCTTCCGCAAGGGCGTGACGCTCCAGTACGCCGCCGTCGCCCACCCCGACGCCTGGACCGGACTCGACGCGCCCGCCACCGGCGGTTCGGCCGCCGCCTACCGCACCCTGGCCGAGCTGGCGACCGGCAAAGAGGTCGGAGACATCGGCCCGGTGGAGCTTACCGACTCGCGAACCATCACCTTCTACGACGCCGGCCTCACCGCCGTCACCGCCATCCGCATGCGCGACGACAGCGACCCGGTCATTCCCACCCTCAGCCGCATCAGCGACGCGTGGCTGCGGCTGCACGGCATGGGCAAGGTCGACGGCGCGAGCGGCTGGATCTGCCTGGACAACTACGGCAACCCCTACAACAAGGCGGTCTCCGTGGTCGAACTCGCGCCCGACGCACCCGGCCGCATCCGCTTCGTCGGCCTCGCCTGGCCGACCGGCCGGCCCACACCCGCGGACTGCACCGCGAGCCGCACCTGACCCGGCACGGCGGCCGAACGCCCTGAGCGGCGCCGGTCCACCCGGTGGATTCCCACTGACGCCGCACGGCGATGCGCCGCTCGCGACGCAGGCACGCCCCTATTGTGCCGGTATGAGTGCACCCTTCGATGTCGTGGTTCTCGGGGCCGGTCCTGGTGGCTACACGGCGGCGGTCCGCTGCGCCCAGCTCGGAATGTCGGTCGCGGTGGTGGAGGAGCGCTACTGGGGCGGTGTGTGCCTCAACGTGGGGTGCATTCCCTCGAAGGCACTGCTGCGCAATGCCGAGTTGGCCCATCTGTTCACCCATGAGGCGCAGACCTTCGGGATCCGCGTCGAGGGCCGGGTCGGCTTCGACTACCGGGAAGCGTTCCTGCGCAGCCGGAAGGTGGCCGAGGGGCGCGTCCGCGGCGTCCACTACCTGATGAAGAAGAACGGCATCACCGAGATCGAAGGGACGGGCGTCTTCACCGACGCGCACACGATGGGGGTCCGGGCCTCCGACGGCACGGAACAGAGCATCAGTTTCGATCACTGCATCCTCGCCACCGGAGCGACGACGAGGCTCCTGCCCGGCACGAGCCTGAGCGAGCGCGTCGTGACGTACGAGGAGCAGATCCTCACCGACCGGCTGCCGGAGAGCATCGTCGTCGCCGGCGCGGGCGCCATCGGTGTCGAGTTCGCGTACGTACTGCACAACTACGGCGTGCAGGTGACGCTGGTGGAGTTCATGGACCGCGTCGTGCCGCTGGAGGACGAGGACGTCTCCGCCGAGCTGGCCCGCCGGTACCGCAAGCTGGGCGTCAACGTGCTGACGTCCACCCGCGTCGAGGCGATCAACGACTCGGGCCCGCAGGTCTGCGTGCATGTGACGACGGGCGGACAGCGCCAGGTCCTCGAAGCCGACAAGGTGCTGCAGGCCATCGGCTTCCAGCCGCGCGTGACCGGCTACGGTCTGGAGACCACCGGGGTACGCCTGACCGACCGCGGCGCGGTCGACGTCGACGGACGCTGCCGTACGAACGTCCCGCACATCTTCGCGATCGGCGACGTCACGGCACGGCTCATGCTCGCGCACGCGGCCGAGGCCATGGGGATGGTCGCCGCCGAGACCATCGCGGACGCGGAGACGATGG
This genomic interval carries:
- a CDS encoding ABC transporter substrate-binding protein, whose translation is MTSFIARLPGGPLTKAAALVVALAVLGAAVWTGVVLFGPDPACGKGVEERGPEGAGECTGVTDGSYVFAANLKEVSARIKAENERIEDEPHVSVAVMLPMAPAQGFEQQKTLHEVQGAYLAQYRANHDSNSKKPAIRLLLANPGRNHDHWKPVAEQLGAMSESTADNLRAVIGFDVSTATTQAAIGYLTRERGIPVVGGPITADDSGNSPERPDAYPGLARVVPTTTDQAKALSHFNKGIDPKHTLVVEDIRTGDNYVDALKRAFAERTLGSPRAPEQYRAPEDFHEEGTTANAFDQMVDTICTSAAKVIYFAGRPVQLRQFVNELGNRGCTEKKYTVITGSGASTLSSDKLLDWDTFRKGVTLQYAAVAHPDAWTGLDAPATGGSAAAYRTLAELATGKEVGDIGPVELTDSRTITFYDAGLTAVTAIRMRDDSDPVIPTLSRISDAWLRLHGMGKVDGASGWICLDNYGNPYNKAVSVVELAPDAPGRIRFVGLAWPTGRPTPADCTASRT
- the lpdA gene encoding dihydrolipoyl dehydrogenase, which codes for MSAPFDVVVLGAGPGGYTAAVRCAQLGMSVAVVEERYWGGVCLNVGCIPSKALLRNAELAHLFTHEAQTFGIRVEGRVGFDYREAFLRSRKVAEGRVRGVHYLMKKNGITEIEGTGVFTDAHTMGVRASDGTEQSISFDHCILATGATTRLLPGTSLSERVVTYEEQILTDRLPESIVVAGAGAIGVEFAYVLHNYGVQVTLVEFMDRVVPLEDEDVSAELARRYRKLGVNVLTSTRVEAINDSGPQVCVHVTTGGQRQVLEADKVLQAIGFQPRVTGYGLETTGVRLTDRGAVDVDGRCRTNVPHIFAIGDVTARLMLAHAAEAMGMVAAETIADAETMELDYVMIPRATYCQPQIASFGWTEAQARERGFDVLVQKFPFTANGKAHGLGDPSGFVKILSDRRHGELLGAHLIGPEVTELLPELTLAQQWDLTMHEVARNVHAHPTLGEAVKEAVHGLAGHMINM